The following coding sequences are from one Nicotiana tabacum cultivar K326 chromosome 1, ASM71507v2, whole genome shotgun sequence window:
- the LOC142162940 gene encoding uncharacterized protein LOC142162940: MLVYQRLKGQRELFVEVGREFTDDYNKHEAYANALRDRNPGSDVVINLSKEALLQGKRKFLRMYICFHALKMGYKEGLRPFIRLDGTFLKEKAKGQLLVVVGQDNMNHFYPLAWVVVDRETKRSWTWFLELLHNSFYLNTANGVIFMSDMQKGLIDAIKIVLPEVKHRFCVRHVESNWCKEYRGLEIKKLLWWSAWATYEKDFKDQLSKLGQS; this comes from the exons ATGCTAGTATATCAAAGGTTAAAAGGGCAAAGAGAATtatttgtagaagttggaagggAGTTCACTGATGACTATAACAAGCATGAAGCATATGCCAATGCTTTAAGGGATCGTAATCCTGGAAGTGATGTGGTTATTAATTTATCTAAAGAAGCATTGTTGCAAGGCAAAAGGAAATTCCTTAGGATGTACATTTgttttcatgcattgaagatgGGGTACAAAGAGGGCTTGAGACCATTTATTAGGCTTGATGGTACATTCTTAAAGGAGAAGGCTAAAGGGCAGTTATTAGTTGTTGTTGGGCAAGATAACATGAATCACTTTTATCCACTTGCTTGGGTTGTAGTTGATAGGGAAACAAAAAGAAGTTGGACTTGGTTTCTGGAGCTTCTACACAATTCATTTTACTTGAATACGGCCAATGGAGTCATATTTATGTCGGATATGCAGAAG GGATTAATAGATGCAATAAAAATAGTACTTCCTGAAGTAAAGCATAGGTTCTGTGTGCGCCATGTAGAGTCAAACTGGTGCAAAGAGTATAGAGGTCTTGAAATAAAGAAGTTACTTTGGTGGAGTGCTTGGGCCACTTATGAAAAAGACTTCAAGGATCAGTTGAGCAAGTTGGGACAGTCTTAG